The following DNA comes from Geobacter sp..
TTGTTCTCTTCAATTGCCTGCACGTAGATCCGCTTCAAGGTCAGATAATTGGCCTGTTCGGTATAGTTACCCTCAAATGATAGTCGTGCCCCTTGCGATAACGTTTCCAACAATCCTGGCGAATTCCATGTTGTTCGCACCACATGGACGAGAGACTGCGGATCGGCCGGGTCAAAGACCACACCGTTTTCTTTATTGCTTACTATCACCGGTAATGGGCCAATATTGGACACTGCCGCCGGTGTGCCAAAGGCGAATGCTTCCCGAACAACCATGGGGAAACCTTCAAAGCATTCCGATGGCAGGATCAGCAATTTTGCCCCGGCAATCTGTGCTTGAGCCGCTTCAGAAGAGAGTTGCCCCAAAAAGCTGATGGACAACCGGCCTGCCAGTTGTTCAAGGTTGCCGCGCAGAGGACCATCACCCACAATGCGTAATTCTGGCGCATCCGCCCCCCACAAAGCCCAGGCTCGGACCAATGTCTCGACACCCTTTTCCTGTGACAGTCTGCCGGCAAACACTGCATACTCGCCCCGTACTTTCCATGGGATAGGGGTCGGATTGCCGGGATAGAAATTTGGCTTCACATGCACTCGCTTGGCTGGCAACCCTGCTTTGACCATCAGGTCTTTCTGGAAGTCAGTCAGAGCGATAAATGCGTCCACCTTGTGTGTCCAGGTGCCAATGGCCCGGTGTAGTGCGACACTTGCGGCCAAGGGTAGTGTTGCAATGTGACTGTGGCGATAGCAGCCGTGAATGAGAGCCGGCAGCGTAGAATGACCATCGATGCAGTCGGTGCAGGCACGACCATTTCTTGTAGGGATAGCTGCTGGACAGAACAGGCGGTAGTTATGCAGTGTGAGAACTTTGGCAGCACTGCTGCCAATGGCATGAAAGATTGCGGGAGAGATAAGGGGAAAGGTGTTGTGGACGTGAACAACGTCTGGCTGGATGCGCCACACACATTGCCGAATAGAATGGGCTGCCATATAATTCCAGGGAGTAGAACATGCTCCCTGTATTATGCCGAAAACGCCCTTCAAACGGATCTCGTCACTGTTGCGAACAAATTCAAAAACTTCATGACCATGACGTTTAAGCAGAGCCTGTTCGGCCTCGAATACCCTATTTTCACCCGAGGGAGCCGATGAGCCATAGTAATTATGAACAAAAAGTATTCTCACTGGATAATCAAGTCATTTCTTCTGAGGCTTCGAAGTGTGATTGAGTATTCTGTGCTGCATCGATCAGGTCACATAGTTTGTCTGCAACTCCGTAGATGGTAAACACTATGCAGAGCATGAATTGGTATAAAAATACGTTGTCGAAGAACGCGGATGTGGCCATTGCTGTTGTCGCGAGCACAGCAGCTAGGTTCCATTTTGCCAATAGAAAATCCTCATTCCTGACAGCACTTCGCCATCGATTCAAGTGATATCTAATCCTTGCGAATATAATCATGCTCAATATCACTAAACCGGTTATCCCTCCATCGTAAAAGAATCTTAGGTATTCGTTGTGGGGAAGAATCCCAGATGATCGCATATCCTTTTCTATGAGGACTTTTACGTTGCCGGTCCCCCATCCGGAGTAGCGATGCTCCATCCCTTCCTGGAAAACGAATGCCCACAAAATTGCGCGTCCCGAAGTAAATTCTCCGCTTTGTGCTGCTTCTTCGAAGGTTTCTGCTTCTTTAGGTTTGAGACGTTCAGCCATAGGGCCCCATTGCACGGCAAATGTTGTTATGAAAACCAAGACAGCAAGTGACCACACAAACTTTTTTTTGTCCATAGTTAATACACCAACAATTATAATCATAACAAACGAACTCAGTAATGCAGTTCTTGATAGAGTTAACAGGATACTTAAGAAACATGAAATGGATGCAGCTAGTACTAAACGTTTCTTTGAAACTCCTAACTTGTCATAAGCAAGAATGGAGAGCGTAACTGAGAGAACGGTTATTCCATATAGTGAAATTGAACGTGCACCGATGAAACCTTTTTGACCAATACCTTCAACAAAAGTGCTTAAACCTGTAATCGTTCCTATTCCAAGTAGACCTATGGAAACGAAAATACTCTTAACAATTGCGGCTTCTATTTGATTTGAATCATCTGGATAGTTAATCGAATCATAGGCTAGCAAACAAATCATTATAGGGAGAATTAGGCTCTGCATATCAACTGCAGCGTATAGAAAATTTTGTGAATCAAAAGTACGAATACCATAGTATATCATAGCCACTAACAACCATGCATTTCGCCGCAATTGCTTTGTGATGTTGATAATAGGATGTAAAAGTATACGCAAGAGAATGAAGTAGGAAACGCCTATCCAAAGCAGTCCGCTAAGTCTAATATTCTCAATTTGAATCGCATTAGCAATATCTATTGTGCTGGCAAAATAGATTAGAATTAATATAAATTGCATTTTAGAAAATCCGTTTTCCCAGATCAACACCCATTAGAAATTGTAATTAATGACCGATTGAATAACTCAACCAATTTTGCCTGTGATTCTGCAGAAAAGTTTACACGATGTGCGCTGACTTGAAGTAAGATAGTTGCAGCATTTACAAAAGATTCTACGCTGAGTTCACAAATAACTACATTTTCACAATTAGTGAAAAGCGTTTCTGATATTCCTGACTGGCGCGATACAATAATCGGTATTCCCGCGGCCATCGCTTCATTAATGGCTTGCGGCCATTGATCCATTATTGCTGGATGCATGAATATATCGGCTTCGGCCAATAATGCAGGTACCTCCTCGCGATTTACATGTCCTCGCAGTTCCACTTTTGCAAGTTTCAACTCACGAATCATGCGCTCCAGACGCAGGCGCTCAGGCCCTTCACCTGCAATTACTAATCTTAGATCAGGGAATTTCTTGCATAATTCCGAGAAAATTATCAGTAGAAATGAGTGGTTTTTGCGTTCAACTAGATTGGCAATCGACAGTAATGTAAGCGGATGAGAAATATGCTTCGCACGCTCTTGATCAACCAATGCCCGAAATTTGGCAGGTTCGAACGTCATGTTTCCAAGCAAGGTAATTTTCTTATGATTAACGCCCATCTTTGCGAGATATGCACTGGCAAACTCACTGTAAGTAAGGAATCCATCGGCTAGTCGAAAGACGAATCGGCGGAATATTCGTTTCAGCAGCCCGGCTCGTTCCTCGGAAAGATCGGTGCCGGCCCACCAGATTACGAAACGTCTTCGGAAAAGCCATGAATAGATGCCACAGAGCAGTGTAAAGGGAGAGGCATTGATGCAAACCACAACCTTGGGTTGCAAAAGAACCAGGCGCAGGAAGATAAAAGGAAGAGAGACATCCTCAAAGGGAAAGGAAAGCTCCCGCTTATCACTACAATATGCGAACTCGGGTGCATTACGCGCATAGAAAAAAATCTTCCAGCCGGATCTGCCGAGCCTCTCGTACAAGTCGATGCGGTAGACTGCAGGTACATTTGTGACCAATATATTCATTTATTGACCTGTCTCAGGTACGTGGGTTCTCATGAGGTCCAAAACCTGACGAACCGGATCACCATCAAGCCTACCCAAAGCAAACTCCTGCCCGCGTGCAATGATTGCATCGCGGAAGTCGGGATCGAGCACGACACGAGCTACGGCAGCTGCAATGGAATCAGGGGAGCCTGGTTCGGCATATGAAACACATTCCGCGTCTTCAAGGGTATCGCTGACCGTGGCAATTCTGCTGACTACCACCGGCACCCCTTGGGAGAAAGCCTCATACAGCACTCGTGGGAAGCCTTCGCCAAGAGAAGGCAATACAAAAATATCTGCCTGGTGGTAATATTCCAGCATGCGCTCCTTGTCAGTAACGTATCCTTCATACTGCACAAGTTTTGTCACGCCAAGCTTCGCTGCTGTTTCTTCAATAGAAGCGTAATATTTGTCGTCGAGACTGCCGACAAGCTGCAGGCTGACCTGGGCAGGTTCGACACCATGTTCTTTCAGCAATGCCAAGGCACGGACCAGGAAAATGACTCCCTTGCGTTCGGTAACAGGCCCCACAAACAGAAGCCGGACCTTACCGTCACTGAAGAAGTTCTCCTTGACGCGAACGTCTCTTCTGCTGACAGTCACCATTGGCACCGTTTCGCTTACCCGTTTGTTGTAACGTCCCAATCTTTGCAAATAGGATTTGCCGGTAACTAGGACAAATCGGGCATTGCTTACGGTGATACGTTCAGCCAACCCGATGGACGAACGGTACAGATTGAATAAGATTCGCCCTGCCCCGCTCCAGTCAGCCCGAAAGCTGGCAGTCTCGTACCAATCTGAACCGAAATAGAGAAAATACGGTTTCCGGTACAACAGGCAGAGTAGTGCCGCCATGAAACCACTCAC
Coding sequences within:
- a CDS encoding glycosyltransferase translates to MRILFVHNYYGSSAPSGENRVFEAEQALLKRHGHEVFEFVRNSDEIRLKGVFGIIQGACSTPWNYMAAHSIRQCVWRIQPDVVHVHNTFPLISPAIFHAIGSSAAKVLTLHNYRLFCPAAIPTRNGRACTDCIDGHSTLPALIHGCYRHSHIATLPLAASVALHRAIGTWTHKVDAFIALTDFQKDLMVKAGLPAKRVHVKPNFYPGNPTPIPWKVRGEYAVFAGRLSQEKGVETLVRAWALWGADAPELRIVGDGPLRGNLEQLAGRLSISFLGQLSSEAAQAQIAGAKLLILPSECFEGFPMVVREAFAFGTPAAVSNIGPLPVIVSNKENGVVFDPADPQSLVHVVRTTWNSPGLLETLSQGARLSFEGNYTEQANYLTLKRIYVQAIEENNKMGMR
- a CDS encoding glycosyltransferase: MNILVTNVPAVYRIDLYERLGRSGWKIFFYARNAPEFAYCSDKRELSFPFEDVSLPFIFLRLVLLQPKVVVCINASPFTLLCGIYSWLFRRRFVIWWAGTDLSEERAGLLKRIFRRFVFRLADGFLTYSEFASAYLAKMGVNHKKITLLGNMTFEPAKFRALVDQERAKHISHPLTLLSIANLVERKNHSFLLIIFSELCKKFPDLRLVIAGEGPERLRLERMIRELKLAKVELRGHVNREEVPALLAEADIFMHPAIMDQWPQAINEAMAAGIPIIVSRQSGISETLFTNCENVVICELSVESFVNAATILLQVSAHRVNFSAESQAKLVELFNRSLITISNGC
- a CDS encoding glycosyltransferase translates to MTGTLAIFSYAVAIRKSGQFLTNDRFGLLVDGLSAELPQVIYVCAEVTPLDQHFTKGGQALYTYEIKSLNVKFATTDTTARLALLPKILKTLLNIGIYRSVVRSCDYAYIFMPGVSGFMAALLCLLYRKPYFLYFGSDWYETASFRADWSGAGRILFNLYRSSIGLAERITVSNARFVLVTGKSYLQRLGRYNKRVSETVPMVTVSRRDVRVKENFFSDGKVRLLFVGPVTERKGVIFLVRALALLKEHGVEPAQVSLQLVGSLDDKYYASIEETAAKLGVTKLVQYEGYVTDKERMLEYYHQADIFVLPSLGEGFPRVLYEAFSQGVPVVVSRIATVSDTLEDAECVSYAEPGSPDSIAAAVARVVLDPDFRDAIIARGQEFALGRLDGDPVRQVLDLMRTHVPETGQ